In Agromyces sp. Leaf222, the genomic window CGCAGGCCGCGCCGCTGCGCCGCATCAACATCGAGGGCGACCTCACGCTGATGGGCCGTGTCGGCGAGTACGCCTCCGGCGGCTACCTCGCGAACTCGAAGGTCTCCGGTGAGATCCTCAGCGGCTCGCAGCAGCAGTGGTTCACCCGCGACTCGACCGTCGGCACGTGGAACGGCGGTGTCTGGAACATGGTGTTCTCGGGCGTCGACGGCGCTCCGGCGACCGACTTCGGGCCCCTGCCCGGCGGCGGCAACGGCAACAAGACGAACATCGGCGACACCCCGATCAACCGCGAGACGCCGTTCCTCTACCTCGACGGCGACGACTACAAGGTGTTCGTGCCGAAGGCCAAGCAGGACACGAGCGGCCACGACTGGTCGACGGATGCCTCGGCCGGGGAGTCGATCTCCATCGACGACTTCTTCATCGCGCACGAGGGCGCCACGGCTGCGCAGCTGAACGCCGCGCTCGCCTCGGGCAAGCACCTGCTGATCACGCCCGGCGTCTACTCCCTCGACGCACCGCTCCAGGTGGACGATGCCGGCACCGTGGTGCTCGGACTCGGCTACGCCTCGCTCGTGCCCACCGCGGGCAACGCGGCGATCGAGGTCGGCGACGTCGCCGGCGTGAAGATCGCCGGACTCACGATCGACGCCGGCGAGGTGCTCTCCGACGTGCTGCTGAAGGTCGGCCCCGACGGCGCGAGCGCGTCCGACGCAGCCGACCCGACGACGCTCAGCGACGTGTTCATCCGCGTCGGCGGCCCGTGGGCCGGCAAGGCCACGACCAGCATCGAGGTCAACAGCCCCGACACGCTGCTCGACCACATCTGGGCCTGGCGCGCCGACCACGGCGATGGCGTCGGCTGGACCTCGAACGTGGGCGACCACGGCGTCGTCGTGAACGGCGACGACGTCACCGCGCTCGGCCTCTTCGTCGAGCACTACCAGAAGAACCAGGTGATCTGGAACGGCGAGCGCGGACGCACCGTGTTCTTCCAGAGCGAGATCCCGTACGACCCGCCCACCCAGGGCGCGTACATGGACGGCACCCGTCTCGGCTACGCGGCGTACCGCGTCGGCGACCAGGTGCGGCACCACCTCGCGCAGGGCGTCGGCGTGTACTCGTTCTTCGACGCGCAGTACAACCAGAGCCAGAACATCTACGTCGAGAGCGGCGTCCAGGTGCCGCAGCGACCGGGTGTGCGCATCGAGTCCGCGGTCTCGGTCATGCTCAACGGCACGGGCGGCATCAACCACATCGTCAACGACCAGGGCGATGCGGCGCACGCGCCGGGCGGCGGCATCTCGAAGTTCCTCGCGGTCTACGAGACGGCGGTCGACCCGAACGCGCAGAGCCTGCAGGTGACCGTGCCCGAGGGCGCGCCCGGCGAGTTCGTCTGGAGCATCGACGGCACGAACGACATCGTCGACCTCGGCACGGCCGTCGAGAACGGCGACCACTTCGCGGCCAGCGGCTCGATCAACCCGGTGCGCGTCACCGACACGCGCCGGAGCGCAGCACCGTGGTCGGTCTCGGCGCAGGTCGGCGACTTCGACTCGCCGGTGGCCTCGTTCTCGGGCAAGTACCTCGGCTGGACGCCGAAGGTCACCGAGGCCGGAGGCGGAGCCGTCGCGGGCGGGGCCGTGCAGTCGGGCTTCATCGGCGGCAACGGCCTGGCAGACTCGTCGACGCTCGGCAACGCGCCGTCGGGCCACGAGCGCGGATCTGCCAAGCTCGGAGCCGACCTCGATCTGCGGATCCCGGTCAGCGCCACCGACGGCACCTACCGCGCCACCCTCACGATCACCGGCCTCGGCTGATCGGGTTCGGGCCGGCTCCGGCCGGCCCGGATCACCCTGGCCGGGCGGGCGCGTGTGCGGCGCCCGCCCGGCACCCCTCCCACCACCCTCGACGACGAGGAGCACCACCCATGCGCACCGCGCCCCCCACCGACATCCGCCATCTCCGCCGCCGTCGCGCCGTGCTCGCGGGGGGTGTCGCTGCCGGGCTCGCCCTGGCGCTCGCGTTCGCGGGCGGCACGGCCCCCGCCTTCGCGGAGGGAGAAGACGGCCCGGAGGTCACCTGGGGCGTGCGCACGGCCGACGGCGCCTGGGGCGACGGGCGCGAGAACTACGCCTACGAGGTCGACGCGGGCGAGACCCTCGAGGACGCCCTCATCATCGCGAACCACGACGCGGTGCCGATCGAGCTCGACGTCTACGCCGCCGACGCGTTCACCACCGCCGACGGCCAGCTC contains:
- a CDS encoding adenylyl cyclase, with product MHRNRADHPPTRHGRLIGAGATIAALAIAGSTLGAVPAYAAEPDFGPNVTIFDETWTADQISAALMAASTEAEFSLNRHQFFFKPGTYGSAAGQDNPATATGIVNSELGYYQAVAGLGASPEDVRINGAIHVEPVRQCEANPWDCQQPGSLTRFWRSMSNLTFNPIQRPVGVDANRPFPSGITNAHQMRFAVSQAAPLRRINIEGDLTLMGRVGEYASGGYLANSKVSGEILSGSQQQWFTRDSTVGTWNGGVWNMVFSGVDGAPATDFGPLPGGGNGNKTNIGDTPINRETPFLYLDGDDYKVFVPKAKQDTSGHDWSTDASAGESISIDDFFIAHEGATAAQLNAALASGKHLLITPGVYSLDAPLQVDDAGTVVLGLGYASLVPTAGNAAIEVGDVAGVKIAGLTIDAGEVLSDVLLKVGPDGASASDAADPTTLSDVFIRVGGPWAGKATTSIEVNSPDTLLDHIWAWRADHGDGVGWTSNVGDHGVVVNGDDVTALGLFVEHYQKNQVIWNGERGRTVFFQSEIPYDPPTQGAYMDGTRLGYAAYRVGDQVRHHLAQGVGVYSFFDAQYNQSQNIYVESGVQVPQRPGVRIESAVSVMLNGTGGINHIVNDQGDAAHAPGGGISKFLAVYETAVDPNAQSLQVTVPEGAPGEFVWSIDGTNDIVDLGTAVENGDHFAASGSINPVRVTDTRRSAAPWSVSAQVGDFDSPVASFSGKYLGWTPKVTEAGGGAVAGGAVQSGFIGGNGLADSSTLGNAPSGHERGSAKLGADLDLRIPVSATDGTYRATLTITGLG